ATAGTTATAGTATAGATAAAATGTCCTAACGTTAAAAAAGTAGAAACCTAAAAAAGCATACTAAATATACAAAAAACAGATAATAAATCACAACAAAAAACTAACATACTCATGTACTCGCTAGTTTATTTTTCTTTCTTGATCGAACTTAGTACCAACATATAAAAATTCTTGCGAACGCCAGCATAATGTCATAAAGTTAAGCGATTAGGATCCTAGTTTTGTCTTTCCGAGCAACGAGGAATCCTCTACTTGCTTTTGTTATGTGATTTATACTTTCTACCTTTCTATATTGTTATGATTTCACCTTACTAAAAAACACGTGACAATTATGCTAGTAAAATTACTTTTAAATTCCTGTCTTAGTAGGAATTCGTTACCACAACCACCCTTCACGATCCAAACTTCTATATTGAATCGCTTCACTAATATGAGAGCCATTCACGTCTTCAATACCTTCTAAATCGGCAATCGTTCTTGACACTTTCAAAATTCTATCATAAGCACGAGCCGATAAATTCAATCGTTCCATAGCAGTTTTTAAAAGTTGCTTTGAAGCATCGTCCAACACACAATACTTTCTAATTTGTTTGGTATTCATTTGCGCATTATAATGCACCGCATCACTTTCTTTAAAGCGTTCGGTTTGTATTTCTCTGGCTTGGGTGACCCGTTTTCTAATATCAACCGAAGTTTCTCCTTTCCGGTCTTCCGATAATTTTTCAAAAGGCACAGGCGTTACTTCAATATGAATGTCAATACGATCTAACAAGGGACCAGAAATTTTGCTTAAATACCGTTGCATTTCCGCAGGACTTGAGGTTACAGGTGCATTGGGGTCGTTAAAATATCCACCCGGACTTGGGTTCATACTCGCCACCAACATAAAGGATGATGGATAGGTAACGGTAAACTTCGCACGCGAAATAGTCACTTCTCGATCTTCCAAAGGCTGACGCAATACTTCTAACACCCCACGTTTAAATTCGGGTAATTCATCTAAAAACAAAACCCCATTATGTGATAAGGAAATTTCTCCAGGTTGTGGAAATGCCCCACCCCCGACTAAAGCGACGTCCGAAATTGTGTGATGAGGGCTCCTGAACGGGCGTTGCGCCATCAACCCTGTATCTTTAACGCGCCCCACTACCGAATGAATTTTTGTAGTTTCCAAAGCTTCATGAAGTGTCATGGGTGGCAAAATACTTGGCAGACGTTTGGCTAACATGGTTTTTCCAGCGCCAGGTGGTCCAATTAAAATAATGTTATGACCGCCAGCTGCTGCAATTTCCATACAGCGTTTTATACCTTCTTGCCCTTTTACATCAGAAAAATCATGTTCAGGAAAATCTAAATTTTTCTCGAATTCTTCACGGGTGTTAATGATGGTTTGTTCTAAGGGTTCTCCTTTGTCAAAAAAATTAATAACCTGCTTAATAGTATCAACACCATAAACTTCTAAATTATCAACAATTGCGGCTTCTCTGGCATTCTGCTTTGGCAGAATAAACCCTTTAAAACCTTCTTGTCTTGCTTTTACAGCAATAGGCAGAGCCCCTTTAATGGGTTGCAAGGTACCATCAAGCGACAATTCGCCCATAATGATATAACGTTCTAAATCGTCATCTTTTATTTGATTGGTGGAGGCTAATATACCTATTGCCAAAGTTAAATCGTAAGCAGAACCTTCTTTCCGTAAATCGGCAGGCGACATATTAATAATAATCTTTTTACCAGGAATACGATACCCATTGTTTTGAAGCGCCGCCGCAATACGGTAATTACTTTCTTTAATAGCGTTATCGGGCAATCCTACTAAATGATATCCAATACCTGTATCCACATTTACCTCAACGGTAATGGTTGTTGCTTCTACACCAAAAACAGCACTTCCAAAAACTTTTTTAAGCATACACATTATTTATGGCTTAAATGTAAGAAATGTATCTTTTAGTTTGAATATTCGTTTTATAAATAATGTATTAAAATGATTTCATTAAAAAAAAAGCAACTTCTAAACTAAGAAGCTTAAAAGTTGCCGATTTCATTAAGAACTATTTTATTTACTTACGCGCCATTCACTTTTTTTCTTTTGAAATTATAAATACTTTCATCGATAGTAAACCAACAGAAATAGAAAATTCCAACCGAAAATATAATATCTCCAATCATACGCATCCATTTCAACGTTTGAACTGTTGGTGAATACAATAACTCCGATTCTCTAGCAAATGAATAACCTTTTGTAATTGAAGTATATGCTTGAATAATACCTATAGGTAATAAACTCAATACCACCATCGCTACCAAACCAATGTTTAATAACCAAAATGCACGTTTCAACTTTTTATTCTCCCAAACTCTGTTTGAATAAAAACGCAGACAAATTAAAATGAATCCCATCCCTAACATGCCATATACACCAAATAATGCCGTATGTGCATGTACAGCGGTCGTATTCAGCCCTTGAATGTAATACAATGCAATGGGTGGATTAATTAAAAAACCGAAGACGCCTGCACCCACAAAATTCCAAAAAGCAACAGCTATAAAGAAAAAGATGGGCCATTTGTATTTTTGCATCCACTGTCTACTTTTTAAAAGGTTCCAATTTTCTCTAATTTCGAAGCCCATAAGTGTTAATGGTACAACTTCTAAAGCACTAAAAGTGGCTCCTAATGCGATGGCTTGAACGGGGGTTCCTGAATAATATAAATGGTGTAAAGTACCAATAATACCCCCTGCTAAAAAAATGGTTGCAGAAGCAATAGAAACTCTACCAGCTGTTTTTACAGATATAATTTTAAGTCTTGAAAATATATAAGCTATAACCACCGTTGCAAATACTTCAAAGAAGCCTTCAACCCAAAGATGCACCAGCCACCATCTCCAATAATTAATAACAGGTAAACTACTGTTTTCTCCATACATTAAACCAGAGAAAAAGAACATACCAATAGCCATGACGGATATTAATAATATAATTAATAAATCTTTAGACTCGTCTTTTTTACGAATTCCATAAAGAATGTGTCTGCTAACCATAAGTACCCAAAGCACCAACCCAATACCAAGAAATATTTGCCAGAACCTACCTAAATCCATGTATTCATAACCTTGGTGCCCGAAAAAGAAATTCGTAGTTAAATCTAAAAACTGATGTACTCCTAACCATTCCCCCAACATAGAACCTAACACAATTACGATTAGGGCAATAAATAAGAAGTTGATTCCAAAACATTGGTATTTCATTTCTTTACCCGAAATCATAGGTGCTAAAAACAAGCCTGTAGCTAACCACGTCGCAGCAATCCAGAAAACAGCTAATTGTGTATGCCAAGTTCTAGTAACCGAATAAGGCAAAATACTTGATAAATCAAAACCAAAGAACGCTTGTCCTTCCACCGTGTAATGCACTGTGATAACACCTAAAATAACTTGCAAACCAATCAATAATGAAATAACTATAAAGTATTTCAAAATGGCTTTTTGCGATTTAAATAATTTTAGATTGGTTAGTGGGTCACTGTCTGGCTTGGTTAACAACTCCCCTTTTTCATGATTCACTAAATAATAATATGTTAAAATACCAATGAATAATAAAAGGAGTACGATAGATAAACCAGACCATATTAAAGAGTCTTTAGTAATATTGTTATCAATTAATGGTTCATGTGGCCAGTTAGACGTATAAGTATAATCTTTTTGAGGTCTGTTGGTACTGGCAGCCCAAGATGTCCAGAATAAAAAGGCATTGAGTTGCTCTAATTTTTCAGGATTTACCAATGCACCTTTTGGAATGGCATATTCTTCTTTTCCTTCTGAAAAAATAGACGTATAGTGTTTAATATTTTCTTTTATGGCAGCTAATCTACTTTCAGATATAGTAATAGATTCATCCGATTCATTAAAAGTATTTGTTTTAATATCTTTAATTAAACGTGCTTTTAAAGCTGCTTTTTTTTCTACATCTAAATTATCATAAGCTGTATTATAATCTTTTTGAGACCAAGCTTCGAGCATAAAAACGGCTTCTTTATGAATCCAATCGGCAGTCCAATCGGGCGCTACATAACTCCCATGGCCCCAAATAGAGCCTACTTCCATACCACCAATAGACTCCCAAACATTTTGACCGATTTGGATGTCTGCTTTTGTATAAAGAATATCTTTAGTTTCTTTTATAATAACAGTTTCTGGTATTGGAGGCTGTGTTTGGTATACCTCTGTTCCAATCCAAATAAGTGTTATAAACGACAGTGTTACAACACTAATAAATGCAATCCATATTTTTTTCATGGTAATTAATTTTAATTTATAATCGGTTTTAGTTATTCACATTATTGACACGTTCAACACTATCAAAATTTGAAAGAGATAAACGGATGATACAATCTGAAACGCAGGTTAAATCATGCGGCACATTTTCATCCAACGTAATGAGATCGCCTTTTTTAAGGAGTTGCTTTTCTCCATTTACACCAAAATCAATACTGCCTTCAAATAATTCAATAACGATTGGATAGGGTGCTTTGTGTTCTTTCATGCTCTGCCCTTCTTTCATAACAATTCTAATTTCTTTTGTTGTATTCGTTTTTAATAAAACGGTTACTGTCGGTTTGTTTTCTTGGTAGGTTATAGCGTCTACTAATGATGCTGTATTCATAGTTTTAAAGGTTTATTTTATTATCAGTTATAATTTTAAAAGTCATTTTATCAATTTGATTTGTTAGCATAATTTGACAAGCCAATCTGCTATTTGAATCTGTATTATATGTTTTACTTAGTGTTTCTTGTTCTATCGAATCCATTGTGTTATCCAATTTACCTGCAACGATTTTTACATGACACGTACCGCACAATCCTTTTCCTAAACATGCGCCAATATCTTCATAATGAGTATCAATAATTAATTCCATTAAGTTTGGATACTCATAAGTTTTGAATGGTATCTTTACTAAACTGTTATCTGTTCCTATTACGTTTACTGAGTAATTCATAACTTTTTTAATAAAGGACAAAACTGTCTTCATTTTAAACACAAAATTTCCATGAAAGAGTATTTACCTAAATTAGAATGCAAATTTAGACTTAAATTAAATAACGGACAAACTTATCCTATTTAAAATTTTAATAATTTTTTAAGATGAAAAGTGTTAGCTAAATAGTTCTATTCTTTGTGGTCCCTAATTAAGTTATTAGGAAATCAACGAATAACAAATAACCAACCTACCCTCCTATCGTAATCATGCTTCTATTGTTATTATGAAGTTTGGGTTCTTGTAGTTTCTCTAAAGTATCCATGCCTCCACGGACTTTCAACTTTGCTTGTACAGCTTTTCGAATGACCGGTTCAATAGAGTTTCCAGATCGAAGGGTTGTTAATAAATCGGACTCTGTTGAAGAAAATAAACAGTTTTTTAATTGTCCGTTAGCTGTGAGTCGTAATCTGTTGCAAGAATCACAAAACGGATTTGTTACCGAACTAATCACCGCAAAACTACCTTTATAACCTGATATCTTATAATTTTTGGAAGTATCGTTTGGCGCATCTTGTAAACGTTGAATGTTTTCTTTGGAGAAAGAAGCGTTTACATAAGTCATCACTTCTGCATAGGAAACCATTTTACCCATATCCCATTTGTTCCCATCAAAAGGCATGAATTCTATAAAACGAACAACTATAGGTAGATCTTTGGTTAAATTAATAAAGTCGATAATTTCATTTTCATTAAAATCCTTTATCAATACCACATTCACTTTTACATTAAAACCTTCTTCTATTAAAAGTAACATGTTTTTATAAACGATATCGAATTGGTCGCGACGTGTGATATATTTGAATTTCTCTCTGTCTAAGGAATCTAAACTCAGATTGATTTTATTGACACCATGCTCCTTTAAAACATCAATAAATTTATCAATAATAACAGCGTTTGAGGTGATTGATAACTCCACTGGAAGGGTTGCCAATTTTTCTAAAATCACAGGAATATCTTTACGCACCAATGGTTCGCCACCAGTTAACCTAATTTTTGTAACACCATGTTTAACAAAGGTTTTGGCTATTTCGTATATTTCCTCATAGGTCATTAAATGACTTTTGGGCGCCAGTGGTACACCTTCTTCAGGCATACAATAGGAACAGCGCAAGTTACAGCGTTCAATTAAAGAAATGCGCAAATACGCATGGTTTCTACCATGTAAATCTTGTAATATGTTTTTGTTTTCACTCATTTCTTTGTCCTGTTTGATTGTTGAATCATTGAATTGTGTAATTGTTTAAACGGACTTAACAATTCCACGAATACACATTTTAGTCATGTCTAGCACCTCTCAATATCCCAAAAATGTGCAATACCGATGGAAATATAGCATCCATAGATTCACTAGCTCCGTTAGTCGATCCTGGCAGTGCCAATACCAATGTATTGTTGATAGTACCTGCTACACTTCTTGATAGCATGGCATAAGGCGTTCTATCTTGACCATAATTACGAATGGCTTCTTCAATTCCTGGAATGCGCCTATCTAAAAGTGGTATTAAAGCTTCTGGTGTAACATCACGTGCTGAGAGTCCCGTGCCTCCTGTATAAATAATTAAGTCAACACCATGTTCTTGATACTGTTTTGCTTTCATTTGAATCACTTCCAGTTCATCTGGAATTATCTCATAAGCTTCGATTTGAACAGCGCATATTTTTAGCTTTTCAATAATAGCTTTTCCTGCTTTATCTTCTTTTTCTCCTGCCGAAATAGTATCGGAACACACAATCACAGCTGCGGTAATATCTGTTCTAAAACGGTTTTTAAAATCGGACTTCCCGCCTTTTTTATGTAACAATTTAATATGATGAATCTCGATTCCTTTATCAATAGGTTTTAGCATATCGTACATATTTAAAGCCACCACGCTCGCTCCATGCATCGCTTCAACCTCAACACCTGTTTTATAAATGGTTTTTACTGTGAATAAAACGGTTATTTCTAGTCCGTTTATTTCGTATTCTACACCCGTATATTCTATGGGTAATGGATGGCAGTCGGGTAAAATATCAGGCGTGCGTTTTACACCTAATAAACCAGCAGCTTTACTCATAGCAAATACATTCCCTTTTGGAACCATATTGTTTTGTATTGCTGTAATGGTATCGGGTTTACTAACCTTTACAATGGCTTGTGCTACTGCGGTGCGTAAAGTGGAGGTTTTATGTGTGATATCTACCATTTTTTTGATTCGTTGATTTGTTAATTTCTTTAATTGTTTAACTGAGAGTTTCTTAAAGCATTAAGTTTATTGGACACTTTTTCAATTTCCAATCTTAATATTTGATGATTTTCTTCATTTAAAAAATCCAATTCTCTAGCTATTATAATTTGATTTAATACCTCCATTAATGAACTGAAAGCAAGTGTTGTAAAATGAGCTTTATCTTTGCTTGTATTTCTAGATGTCCCTTCTGCTAAATTTGAGGCAATCTAAACTGAAGCTCTCCTAAGCTGATTAGTTAATCCAAATTTTTCATCACTTGGAAATTCTTTAGTTACTTTATATATAAGTTTAATCAATTCCTTAGAATCGATCCAAACATTTAGTTTCTCAAATGAAAATTTATACGACATTTTAACGATTTAACGATTAAACAAATCCACGATTAAACAAAAACACTTACGTGTTTTTCTTCCATTGATGTGTATCATCCTCAAAAATCTCCTTTCCAAAAACGGGTACGTTTGCTTTTATTTCTTCAACTATAAATTCTAGAGCATCAAAAACCACTTTTCTTCTTGGTGATGACACAAACACAAATAGACAAATTTCGCCTGCTTTCACCACGCCTAAACTGTGGTAAATATGCATACAGGTTAGTTCAAATTTCTCAAAAGCAACTTCTCTAATCTCGTGAAACTTTTGGTTTGCCATGTCTTCGTAAGCGGTGTATTCGATGGCTGAAACGGTTTTACCATTAATGACATCGGCTCTTACTTGACCCAAAAAAATATTGTGAGCACCAATACTTGTTTTAGTTTGATGTTTGGCGATAGCTTCTCCAATAAATTCTGAAGAAATAGCGCCTTCTTTAAATACAGTTTTTAGTTTTTTATCTGACATCCGTTGATGCTTTTTGTTGTTCGTTTATATGTTTAATTATTGCTAAAGCACCTTCTTTAAGACTAAAACAATTAGTAATATTGAGCTTTTCAAGTAATGAAACCGCTTTTTTACTACGTATTCCCGATTGACAAAAAATCACTTTTTGTTTCTCGGAATTTATTTTATGTATGGAATTTTCCAATTCACTTAAAGGAATGGCACTAACATTAATGCTATCTACTTTTGGGAGTTCGTGCACTTCCCTAACATCTATAAATTGAACATCTTCTTTTGAAAAAACATCTTTTATAGAAATAACTTTGGGAACAAACTCACAATTAAAATCAACTTGTTTATTACTAAAGGCATCTTTCTCTTTTAAAACAGCATGAATTGTTGCTTCCGATTTACTTATTTTCAATACCATAGTTTGTGATGTTAGTGCATTGTAACAAAGTAATTTTCCTGAAAGCACATTACCAATTCCTAAAATAATTTTTAGAACTTCATTGGCTTGCATGCTTCCAATAATTCCTGGCAATACGCCTAACACACCTATCTCAGAGCAATTAGGAACGGTATTTTCTTCTGGTGGATTTGGAAACAAACACCTGTAACTTGGTCCGTTTTCATAATTAAAAACAGACACCTGACCTTCAAACTTAAAAATAGCACCAAAAACAAGTGGTTTGTTCGTGATAATACAAGCATCGTTTATAAGGTAACGGGTTTCAAAATTATCAGTGCCATCAACAATAATATCGTACTGGCTGAATAATTCTATAGCATTTTGGTAGGTTAACTTTTCAGCGTAAGCTATAATAGTAATATCCTTATTTAAATCTTCCAATCGTTTTTTTGCAGCCTCTGCTTTATTTTGACCCAAACTAGAAGTTCCAAATAAAATTTGACGCTGTAAATTGGATAATTCAACCACATCAAAATCTACAATACCTAATTGACCAATACCTGCCGCTGTTAAATATTGCAACACGGGACACCCTAGTCCACCCGCACCAATCACCAATACTTTGGCATTCGATATTTTATCTTGACCGGTTTGTCCGATTTCTGAAAGGATGATATGTCTGTTATATCTATTCATTTTTGTTGAATTGTTTATTCGTTGAGTCGTTTAAACATTTAAACGACTCAACATTAAAACATAAATTATCCACCCGCAAACGGCGGTAATAATGCTAATTCTTGACCTGTTACACTTGTTTTTAACGCTACCAATTCTTGATTTTGAGCTATTTGAAAATCTTTGTTTTTTAGTTCAGGGTATTTTGAATGCACTATTTTTAAAAATTCAGACATCATACTGCCTGAAAAATCAATAATTTCCTCATCGCATTGTGTTATTTCTGCTATCATTCCGAAATATTTTACAGTAATTTTCATTTTAGAATGTCGTTTAATTGTTCAGGCGTATTGATGTTTTTTGTGAAGAATACTTCTTCATTATTCAATATCACATTTTTCACTTTGCATTGGTTTACTGCAAATTGTAA
The genomic region above belongs to Mariniflexile litorale and contains:
- a CDS encoding YifB family Mg chelatase-like AAA ATPase encodes the protein MLKKVFGSAVFGVEATTITVEVNVDTGIGYHLVGLPDNAIKESNYRIAAALQNNGYRIPGKKIIINMSPADLRKEGSAYDLTLAIGILASTNQIKDDDLERYIIMGELSLDGTLQPIKGALPIAVKARQEGFKGFILPKQNAREAAIVDNLEVYGVDTIKQVINFFDKGEPLEQTIINTREEFEKNLDFPEHDFSDVKGQEGIKRCMEIAAAGGHNIILIGPPGAGKTMLAKRLPSILPPMTLHEALETTKIHSVVGRVKDTGLMAQRPFRSPHHTISDVALVGGGAFPQPGEISLSHNGVLFLDELPEFKRGVLEVLRQPLEDREVTISRAKFTVTYPSSFMLVASMNPSPGGYFNDPNAPVTSSPAEMQRYLSKISGPLLDRIDIHIEVTPVPFEKLSEDRKGETSVDIRKRVTQAREIQTERFKESDAVHYNAQMNTKQIRKYCVLDDASKQLLKTAMERLNLSARAYDRILKVSRTIADLEGIEDVNGSHISEAIQYRSLDREGWLW
- a CDS encoding nitric-oxide reductase large subunit, with product MKKIWIAFISVVTLSFITLIWIGTEVYQTQPPIPETVIIKETKDILYTKADIQIGQNVWESIGGMEVGSIWGHGSYVAPDWTADWIHKEAVFMLEAWSQKDYNTAYDNLDVEKKAALKARLIKDIKTNTFNESDESITISESRLAAIKENIKHYTSIFSEGKEEYAIPKGALVNPEKLEQLNAFLFWTSWAASTNRPQKDYTYTSNWPHEPLIDNNITKDSLIWSGLSIVLLLLFIGILTYYYLVNHEKGELLTKPDSDPLTNLKLFKSQKAILKYFIVISLLIGLQVILGVITVHYTVEGQAFFGFDLSSILPYSVTRTWHTQLAVFWIAATWLATGLFLAPMISGKEMKYQCFGINFLFIALIVIVLGSMLGEWLGVHQFLDLTTNFFFGHQGYEYMDLGRFWQIFLGIGLVLWVLMVSRHILYGIRKKDESKDLLIILLISVMAIGMFFFSGLMYGENSSLPVINYWRWWLVHLWVEGFFEVFATVVIAYIFSRLKIISVKTAGRVSIASATIFLAGGIIGTLHHLYYSGTPVQAIALGATFSALEVVPLTLMGFEIRENWNLLKSRQWMQKYKWPIFFFIAVAFWNFVGAGVFGFLINPPIALYYIQGLNTTAVHAHTALFGVYGMLGMGFILICLRFYSNRVWENKKLKRAFWLLNIGLVAMVVLSLLPIGIIQAYTSITKGYSFARESELLYSPTVQTLKWMRMIGDIIFSVGIFYFCWFTIDESIYNFKRKKVNGA
- a CDS encoding cupin domain-containing protein — translated: MNTASLVDAITYQENKPTVTVLLKTNTTKEIRIVMKEGQSMKEHKAPYPIVIELFEGSIDFGVNGEKQLLKKGDLITLDENVPHDLTCVSDCIIRLSLSNFDSVERVNNVNN
- a CDS encoding 2Fe-2S iron-sulfur cluster-binding protein; amino-acid sequence: MNYSVNVIGTDNSLVKIPFKTYEYPNLMELIIDTHYEDIGACLGKGLCGTCHVKIVAGKLDNTMDSIEQETLSKTYNTDSNSRLACQIMLTNQIDKMTFKIITDNKINL
- the moaA gene encoding GTP 3',8-cyclase MoaA, whose amino-acid sequence is MSENKNILQDLHGRNHAYLRISLIERCNLRCSYCMPEEGVPLAPKSHLMTYEEIYEIAKTFVKHGVTKIRLTGGEPLVRKDIPVILEKLATLPVELSITSNAVIIDKFIDVLKEHGVNKINLSLDSLDREKFKYITRRDQFDIVYKNMLLLIEEGFNVKVNVVLIKDFNENEIIDFINLTKDLPIVVRFIEFMPFDGNKWDMGKMVSYAEVMTYVNASFSKENIQRLQDAPNDTSKNYKISGYKGSFAVISSVTNPFCDSCNRLRLTANGQLKNCLFSSTESDLLTTLRSGNSIEPVIRKAVQAKLKVRGGMDTLEKLQEPKLHNNNRSMITIGG
- the moaCB gene encoding bifunctional molybdenum cofactor biosynthesis protein MoaC/MoaB; amino-acid sequence: MKKMVDITHKTSTLRTAVAQAIVKVSKPDTITAIQNNMVPKGNVFAMSKAAGLLGVKRTPDILPDCHPLPIEYTGVEYEINGLEITVLFTVKTIYKTGVEVEAMHGASVVALNMYDMLKPIDKGIEIHHIKLLHKKGGKSDFKNRFRTDITAAVIVCSDTISAGEKEDKAGKAIIEKLKICAVQIEAYEIIPDELEVIQMKAKQYQEHGVDLIIYTGGTGLSARDVTPEALIPLLDRRIPGIEEAIRNYGQDRTPYAMLSRSVAGTINNTLVLALPGSTNGASESMDAIFPSVLHIFGILRGARHD
- a CDS encoding molybdenum cofactor biosynthesis protein MoaE; amino-acid sequence: MSDKKLKTVFKEGAISSEFIGEAIAKHQTKTSIGAHNIFLGQVRADVINGKTVSAIEYTAYEDMANQKFHEIREVAFEKFELTCMHIYHSLGVVKAGEICLFVFVSSPRRKVVFDALEFIVEEIKANVPVFGKEIFEDDTHQWKKNT
- a CDS encoding HesA/MoeB/ThiF family protein; this encodes MNRYNRHIILSEIGQTGQDKISNAKVLVIGAGGLGCPVLQYLTAAGIGQLGIVDFDVVELSNLQRQILFGTSSLGQNKAEAAKKRLEDLNKDITIIAYAEKLTYQNAIELFSQYDIIVDGTDNFETRYLINDACIITNKPLVFGAIFKFEGQVSVFNYENGPSYRCLFPNPPEENTVPNCSEIGVLGVLPGIIGSMQANEVLKIILGIGNVLSGKLLCYNALTSQTMVLKISKSEATIHAVLKEKDAFSNKQVDFNCEFVPKVISIKDVFSKEDVQFIDVREVHELPKVDSINVSAIPLSELENSIHKINSEKQKVIFCQSGIRSKKAVSLLEKLNITNCFSLKEGALAIIKHINEQQKASTDVR
- a CDS encoding MoaD/ThiS family protein; translation: MKITVKYFGMIAEITQCDEEIIDFSGSMMSEFLKIVHSKYPELKNKDFQIAQNQELVALKTSVTGQELALLPPFAGG